One window from the genome of Salmo salar chromosome ssa25, Ssal_v3.1, whole genome shotgun sequence encodes:
- the LOC106586805 gene encoding C-X-C chemokine receptor type 1 isoform X2 produces the protein MQDMDYADSPYSDIFNCTYPPIDELKAAPCSVSILGLSSVGLMVTYIIVFVLSVLGNGVVIYVVCCMARGRTTTDIYLMHLAMADLLFSLTLPFWAVYVYSHWIFGTFLCKFLSGLQDAAFYSGVFLLACISVDRYLAIVKTTQALAQRRHLVGIVCGAVWLGAGLLSLPAVLQREAIQLEDLGDQSICYENLTASSSNQWRVFVRVLRHTLGFFLPLAVMVVCYSCTAATMFRGMRNGDHKHKAMRVILAVVLAFVMCWLPCNVSVLVDTLMRSGSLGEETCEFRNSVSVALYVTKVIAFTHCAVNPVLYAFIGQKFRNQFLLTLHKHELISKRVLAAYRRGSAHSTVSQRSRNTSVSL, from the coding sequence ATGCAAGATATGGACTATGCTGATTCCCCCTACTCCGACATCTTCAACTGCACCTATCCTCCCATAGACGAGCTCAAGGCAGCCCCCTGTAGTGTGTCTATCTTGGGCTTGAGcagtgttggtctgatggtcacATACATCATTGTGTTTGTCCTAAGTGTGCTGGGCAACGGTGTGGTCATCTACGTGGTGTGCTGCATGGCCAGGGGCCGGACCACCACAGACATCTACCTGATGCACCTAGCCATGGCcgacctcctcttctccctgaccCTCCCCTTCTGGGCCGTCTACGTCTATTCTCACTGGATCTTCGGTACCTTCCTCTGTAAGTTCCTGTCTGGCCTCCAGGATGCTGCCTTTTATAGTGGGGTCTTCCTGTTAGCGTGCATTAGCGTGGACCGCTACCTGGCTATCGTGAAGACCACGCAGGCGCTGGCTCAACGGCGCCACCTGGTGGGGATAGTTTGTGGAGCTGTGTGGTTGGGGGCGGGGCTTCTCTCATTGCCCGCGGTGCTCCAGCGGGAAGCAATCCAACTGGAGGATCTCGGCGACCAGAGCATCTGCTACGAGAACCTGACCGCGTCGAGCAGCAACCAGTGGCGGGTGTTTGTGCGGGTGCTTCGCCACACGCTGGGCTTCTTCCTGCCGCTGGCGGTCATGGTTGTCTGTTACAGCTGCACGGCGGCGACGATGTTCCGTGGCATGCGCAACGGAGACCACAAACACAAGGCCATGCGCGTCATCCTGGCCGTGGTGCTTGCGTTCGTGATGTGTTGGCTGCCTTGCAACGTCAGTGTGCTGGTTGACACATTGATGCGGAGCGGCTCGCTGGGCGAGGAGACGTGTGAGTTCCGGAACAGTGTGAGTGTGGCGCTGTACGTGACCAAGGTGATAGCGTTCACGCACTGCGCAGTCAACCCCGTGCTGTATGCCTTCATCGGGCAGAAGTTCCGGAACCAGTTTCTGCTGACGCTCCACAAGCATGAGCTGATCAGCAAGAGGGTGCTGGCCGCTTACCGCAGGGGCTCGGCCCACAGCACGGTCAGTCAAAGGTCTAGGAACACCTCTGTTAGCCTGTAA
- the LOC106586805 gene encoding C-X-C chemokine receptor type 1 isoform X1 — MDLLEMQDMDYADSPYSDIFNCTYPPIDELKAAPCSVSILGLSSVGLMVTYIIVFVLSVLGNGVVIYVVCCMARGRTTTDIYLMHLAMADLLFSLTLPFWAVYVYSHWIFGTFLCKFLSGLQDAAFYSGVFLLACISVDRYLAIVKTTQALAQRRHLVGIVCGAVWLGAGLLSLPAVLQREAIQLEDLGDQSICYENLTASSSNQWRVFVRVLRHTLGFFLPLAVMVVCYSCTAATMFRGMRNGDHKHKAMRVILAVVLAFVMCWLPCNVSVLVDTLMRSGSLGEETCEFRNSVSVALYVTKVIAFTHCAVNPVLYAFIGQKFRNQFLLTLHKHELISKRVLAAYRRGSAHSTVSQRSRNTSVSL; from the exons ATGGAT CTCTTGGAAATGCAAGATATGGACTATGCTGATTCCCCCTACTCCGACATCTTCAACTGCACCTATCCTCCCATAGACGAGCTCAAGGCAGCCCCCTGTAGTGTGTCTATCTTGGGCTTGAGcagtgttggtctgatggtcacATACATCATTGTGTTTGTCCTAAGTGTGCTGGGCAACGGTGTGGTCATCTACGTGGTGTGCTGCATGGCCAGGGGCCGGACCACCACAGACATCTACCTGATGCACCTAGCCATGGCcgacctcctcttctccctgaccCTCCCCTTCTGGGCCGTCTACGTCTATTCTCACTGGATCTTCGGTACCTTCCTCTGTAAGTTCCTGTCTGGCCTCCAGGATGCTGCCTTTTATAGTGGGGTCTTCCTGTTAGCGTGCATTAGCGTGGACCGCTACCTGGCTATCGTGAAGACCACGCAGGCGCTGGCTCAACGGCGCCACCTGGTGGGGATAGTTTGTGGAGCTGTGTGGTTGGGGGCGGGGCTTCTCTCATTGCCCGCGGTGCTCCAGCGGGAAGCAATCCAACTGGAGGATCTCGGCGACCAGAGCATCTGCTACGAGAACCTGACCGCGTCGAGCAGCAACCAGTGGCGGGTGTTTGTGCGGGTGCTTCGCCACACGCTGGGCTTCTTCCTGCCGCTGGCGGTCATGGTTGTCTGTTACAGCTGCACGGCGGCGACGATGTTCCGTGGCATGCGCAACGGAGACCACAAACACAAGGCCATGCGCGTCATCCTGGCCGTGGTGCTTGCGTTCGTGATGTGTTGGCTGCCTTGCAACGTCAGTGTGCTGGTTGACACATTGATGCGGAGCGGCTCGCTGGGCGAGGAGACGTGTGAGTTCCGGAACAGTGTGAGTGTGGCGCTGTACGTGACCAAGGTGATAGCGTTCACGCACTGCGCAGTCAACCCCGTGCTGTATGCCTTCATCGGGCAGAAGTTCCGGAACCAGTTTCTGCTGACGCTCCACAAGCATGAGCTGATCAGCAAGAGGGTGCTGGCCGCTTACCGCAGGGGCTCGGCCCACAGCACGGTCAGTCAAAGGTCTAGGAACACCTCTGTTAGCCTGTAA